The following is a genomic window from Synechococcus sp. JA-2-3B'a(2-13).
GGTGCGATAGGCTCCTGAGGCACGGATCCCATTCCAGACTAGGATCCCTGCCCCCGCCAGCCCCAAGCCCAGCACCGCCAGTAGGCCCAGACAGCCGCAGCCACAGCAGCCCAGAGGGGCAGCACAGCCGACTGTTTGTGGAGTTTCCGACACGGCCAATCGCCACTACAGAATGCCCCCACCCTAACACAAGGCTGTTGCTCATCCTCTATGCCTTCATTGCCGACAAGGTACAGACAAAAAGCCAAGCAACCCTACGCCATTTGTCGGTGACGAACATCGCTTCTCAGTTCCGTATTGCCACAGATATCTGTTACGGCCTCAAACAACAGCTCGAAAAATCATGGGATCAGCACCTCTTTGGCAAGTTCAAGCAACTCACTGTTGAGTCTAATTTTGTACTGCAGTGAGGATGGGATCCCTACGTATCCAATTGTTGGCTCTACTCCCACTTCGATTGGAAAGGCTTGTGAAGCAAGGATTTCAAGCTTTTCGCCTGAATAGGATCTGGATGGATCAGAAAGTCAATGGATACCTGGAAAGCCCTATTTCCTGAACATTGGGAAAGATGACAAAGCGCGCATATCGAATCCGCTATTTGGCGGAGTCAATACCAGAGGGATTTGTCGAGAATAAGAGCAGCAAAAGGTCTCCATCCAATCGCCTAAACCTATGGATGAAGCGACAACCATAACCGTGCAGCAGATCATTCAAACCGCCATGATGACCGGTTTGCTCACCGCTGCTCAGGAACACGAACTTAACGTAAGGCTATTTCGAGAGGAGTGCTCCGAAGCCGACCTCTTCCTGCTGCGCCGTCTACACCGCTGCCTACGCCAGGGATCCATCCGCCAGATCCCGGCCCTGAACAACACTGTAGCGGTTGGCCGCTTTGGCCCGCCCCTGCGCCTGGTACCGGACAGAGCCGAGACAACTCAGTCCCAGCCGACTGGGTTAAGCCTGGCGAGGGATCCCAAGATCGGGTAGTCAAGCAATTACAAGCAATTAGTGACGAGGGGGCAGAGGTAAGGCCGAGGGTTGGGCAACGGTCAAATCAGGGAAAGGGGGAGCTGAGGTTTTGCTTTCCCCGTCGCGCAGCAACACATATAAAGCAAACACATATAAAGCAAGGGATCACCAACGACGTCAACGGCAAGGCAATCTCGAATGAGCTACGGACTTCTACAGCACTTCCCTTTGCCTCTCTTCATCGCTGGAGCCCTTCCGAGTTCAGCCGCCTAGCTAAGCTTTTGAATAGGATCGATACGGGGATCCAAGATTTTCTGTTGACCGATAGCGGGAAACCTCACCGCAATCGTGACCCGTTCACCACTGCCGAACACATGGGTAATCTGGCCTTGTCCGAATTGGGGATGTTGCAAACGATCTCCAATCGCCCACTGTTCTGAACGGCTTTGGCGGCGATTGGGCCTGGCCTTGGGTGCATCTGAAAGGGACAGTCCACTGCCGTGGGAGAGCTGTCGAGAAACGGCTCCGCGTCCGTCGAATTCGATTATTAACTCTTGGGGCAGTTCACTTAAAAATACCGAAGGAATAGCTGGTTCGCGGTTGCCGTAGAGCATCCTTTCCCTGGCGTGGCTGATATACAACTGCTCACGGGCACGGGTAATGCCCACGTAGCAAAGGCGTCGCTCTTCTTCCAAAGCAGCGGGATCTTCCAAAGCCCGGAAATTGGGAAATAGACCCTGTTCCACCCCCACCAAGAACACAACAGGAAACTCCAAACCTTTGGAAGAGTGCAACGTCATTAGCGAAACTTTCTCAGCGCCTTCCTGAAGGTTGTCCAAGTCGGAAGCCAAAGACACATTGCTCAAAAAAGCCTCAAGGCTGGGATCCTCCTGTTCTTCCTCGAATTGGCGGGCGGCATTGTAAAGTTCCATCACGTTGGCCGCTCTTTCTTCGGCTTCGTCTGTACCCTGTGCCTTGAGATCCTCCAAATAGCCGGAATCCCTTAGCAACCCTTCGATAAGGGTGGCGGCTGAAGTCTGAGAAGCCTGTCGATGCCAATGCTGAATCAACTGAGCAAACTGAATGACAGGCTTAGCCGAACGGCCCGCCAAGCTACTTACAGAGGTTTCGTCGCTGAGAATTGCCCACAAAGGCACGTTTAGAGCAGCCGCCGCTTCGGTCAGCTTGTCCAGGGTGGATTTGCCGATGCCACGGCGCGGCACGTTAATAATTCGCAGCAGGCTAAAGGAGTCGGCAGGGTTGGCCACAACCCGCAAATAGGCCAGGACATCCTTAATTTCTTTGCGATCGTAAAATCGCAGTCCGCCTACCACCGTGTAAGGGATCCCCCACCGCAGCAAGACCTCTTCAAAAGGACGGGATTGAGCGTTGATGCGGTAGAGAATGGCAAAATCTCCCCAGGAAAAAGCATTGGCATTTTGGCCGTGTAATCGTCGGATGGTATTGACGACAAACTCCGCCTCTGCAATCTCGTCATCCGCCTGATGAAGAAAAATCGGATTTCCTTGCTGACGGGTTGGCCTGAGAACTTTATCAATGCGCTCTGTATTTTTCTCGATGAGAGCGTTAGCTGCCTGCAGAATGGTAGCTGTAGAGCGATAGTTCTCCTCCAGCTTGATCAGGGTGCGGGTATCGTCATCGGGGAGACCATCGCCAAAGGTCTCTTGAAACTCCAGCAAGATGGTAAAATCTGCCCCGCGAAAGCGATAGATGCTTTGATCCGCATCTCCCACCACAAAGATGGATCGGTTTCTCCAGTCCAACTGAGATCTGCGGGTCTCGCCGTTGGTAGCCAGCAGACGGATTAGCTCATATTGAGTGCGGTTGGTGTCTTGGTATTCATCCACCAAAATGTGTCGAAATCGTTGGTGCCAGTAAGCCAACACCTGCTCGTTTTGTCGAAAAAGCTGCACTGGTATCCAAATCAAGTTATCAAAGTCCAGAGCATTGTTGGCTGCCAGTTGGTCTTCATAGATTTCGTAAACTTGGGCAATGGTACGGCCACGGAAGTTGGGCTGATTGCGCTCCAGGTCGGCAGGAGTCCAACCTTGGTTTTTGGCATTGCTAATGGCGTAGCGTACCGACCTTGGGTCAAACTTGCGCTCATCCAAGTTCAGTTGCTTGGTTACAATCTCCTTCACCAGAGATTGGGCATCTGATTCATCGAAGATCGAGAAGTGGCGAGTCCACTTGCGCCCCTTGGGATCCTGATATTTTTCGATCTCCAGGCGCAGGATCTGGGCAAATAAGCTGTGGAACGTGCCAATCCAAAGAGGCTTAATCCAGCGGTGGTAAACAGCAGATTTTAGTCGCGTTGCCTGGGCCGGCTCCAATTCCTCTAAGGGGATCCCAAATTGTTCTTGAGCTTCTTGTTCGGCAAAGAGCTGCTCAATGCGCTCTTTCATCTCACGGGCGGCCTTGTTGGTGAAGGTCACGGCCAAAATTTCTCCTGGATCCACCCGATAGTGGCGAACCAGGTAGGCAATGCGGTGGGTGAGGGCGCGCGTCTTGCCGGAACCTGCCCCCGCCACCACCAGCAGCGGGCCACAAAAGTGTTGCACCGCTTGCCGTTGAGAAGGGTTGAGGGCATCCAGCAAAGAGGCGTGAGTCATGGCCAGCAAACCAGAAACTGCCTTCCATTATGGGCACCAACCCAATGGGGATGAGAAGCCCAGAGGGCATTTTGGAGCACCAAAGATGAAGATCGGTTAAGATTTGGCCGGCCCGCTCCAGAACTCCCCGCCATGAACCGAGTGCTGTCCTGCTGCTGTGCCCCGGCTAACCGCTGCTGGCTTTGCGTTCAAAAGAGACTTGTGGCTTTGGGGTTTGCCACCCTTGCCCTGCTTTCTCAAGGTGCGTTCGATCCCGCCCAAGCTGGCAACTGCCCCAGCAACGGCAACCCCAAAACATCTCTTGACCTCAAGGTGGAAA
Proteins encoded in this region:
- the pcrA gene encoding DNA helicase PcrA → MTHASLLDALNPSQRQAVQHFCGPLLVVAGAGSGKTRALTHRIAYLVRHYRVDPGEILAVTFTNKAAREMKERIEQLFAEQEAQEQFGIPLEELEPAQATRLKSAVYHRWIKPLWIGTFHSLFAQILRLEIEKYQDPKGRKWTRHFSIFDESDAQSLVKEIVTKQLNLDERKFDPRSVRYAISNAKNQGWTPADLERNQPNFRGRTIAQVYEIYEDQLAANNALDFDNLIWIPVQLFRQNEQVLAYWHQRFRHILVDEYQDTNRTQYELIRLLATNGETRRSQLDWRNRSIFVVGDADQSIYRFRGADFTILLEFQETFGDGLPDDDTRTLIKLEENYRSTATILQAANALIEKNTERIDKVLRPTRQQGNPIFLHQADDEIAEAEFVVNTIRRLHGQNANAFSWGDFAILYRINAQSRPFEEVLLRWGIPYTVVGGLRFYDRKEIKDVLAYLRVVANPADSFSLLRIINVPRRGIGKSTLDKLTEAAAALNVPLWAILSDETSVSSLAGRSAKPVIQFAQLIQHWHRQASQTSAATLIEGLLRDSGYLEDLKAQGTDEAEERAANVMELYNAARQFEEEQEDPSLEAFLSNVSLASDLDNLQEGAEKVSLMTLHSSKGLEFPVVFLVGVEQGLFPNFRALEDPAALEEERRLCYVGITRAREQLYISHARERMLYGNREPAIPSVFLSELPQELIIEFDGRGAVSRQLSHGSGLSLSDAPKARPNRRQSRSEQWAIGDRLQHPQFGQGQITHVFGSGERVTIAVRFPAIGQQKILDPRIDPIQKLS